From the genome of Nitrospira sp. SG-bin1, one region includes:
- a CDS encoding amidophosphoribosyltransferase — translation MNKELPIVSPDKFHDECAVFGVYGHEEAANLTYLGLYALQHRGQEASGIVAGDGEQFFIQKGMGLVADIFHKSVLEKLPGHMAIGHNRYSTTGGNDLKNVQPLTVNFALGNLALAHNGNLINAQMLRHELEAYGAIFQSTSDSEVIIHLIAHSRAGSFLARVVDALNQVRGAFSVVLMTDNGLIAARDPYGLRPLCIGRLRSSWIVASETCAFDLLDAEYVREVEPGELIVISDQGLDSHHPFPKKSPAMCVFEYVYFARPDSRIFGADAVYATRKALGRQLAQESWVQADVVIPVPDSGVPAALGFSEGAGIRFETGLIRNHYVGRTFIEPEQSIRHFGVKVKLNAVPEVLDGKRVVVIDDSLVRGTTSRKIVKMIRQAGAKEVHMRISSPPILSPCFYGIDTPTKKELIASDHSTEEIRKYITADSLAYLSLDGMLKSAPRTPDQYCTACFTERYPIPFTRAEELQLGLFESTH, via the coding sequence ATGAACAAAGAATTACCGATCGTCTCGCCCGATAAGTTCCATGACGAGTGCGCCGTCTTCGGCGTCTATGGCCACGAAGAAGCCGCCAATCTGACGTATTTGGGATTGTATGCGTTGCAGCACCGTGGACAAGAGGCATCAGGGATTGTCGCGGGAGACGGAGAACAATTCTTCATCCAAAAAGGCATGGGCCTCGTGGCGGACATTTTTCACAAGTCTGTGCTGGAGAAACTGCCCGGTCATATGGCCATCGGACACAACCGCTACTCCACCACCGGCGGCAACGATCTGAAAAATGTGCAGCCACTGACCGTGAATTTCGCCCTCGGGAATTTGGCCTTGGCTCACAACGGCAATCTCATCAATGCTCAAATGCTTCGGCATGAGCTCGAAGCCTACGGGGCGATTTTCCAGTCCACCTCCGACAGCGAGGTCATCATCCACCTCATCGCGCACTCGCGAGCGGGGTCCTTTCTCGCGCGGGTCGTCGATGCGCTGAACCAGGTGCGGGGCGCGTTCTCGGTCGTATTGATGACCGACAACGGCCTGATCGCCGCTCGTGATCCATACGGCCTTCGACCGCTGTGTATCGGGCGTTTGCGAAGCAGCTGGATCGTGGCGTCCGAGACTTGTGCGTTCGACTTGCTCGATGCCGAGTACGTTCGAGAAGTGGAGCCGGGCGAGCTGATCGTGATCAGCGATCAGGGGCTCGACAGTCATCATCCGTTTCCCAAGAAGAGCCCGGCGATGTGCGTGTTCGAATATGTGTATTTTGCGAGACCGGACAGCCGCATCTTCGGAGCCGACGCCGTGTATGCCACGCGGAAGGCGTTGGGACGGCAGCTGGCTCAAGAGTCATGGGTGCAGGCGGATGTCGTTATTCCCGTTCCCGATTCCGGCGTGCCGGCGGCGCTCGGCTTTTCCGAAGGGGCGGGAATTCGGTTTGAAACCGGCTTGATCCGCAATCACTATGTCGGGCGGACGTTCATTGAACCGGAACAGTCGATTCGTCACTTCGGCGTCAAGGTCAAGTTGAATGCCGTCCCCGAAGTCTTGGATGGCAAACGCGTCGTGGTCATCGATGATTCGCTGGTTCGCGGCACGACGAGCCGGAAGATCGTGAAGATGATCCGGCAAGCCGGGGCAAAGGAAGTCCACATGCGGATCAGCTCACCGCCGATCCTCTCGCCTTGTTTCTATGGAATCGACACGCCGACGAAAAAAGAGCTGATCGCCTCCGATCATTCGACGGAAGAAATCCGCAAGTACATCACGGCCGACAGTTTGGCGTATCTCAGCCTTGACGGCATGTTGAAATCCGCCCCAAGGACACCTGATCAATACTGTACGGCCTGTTTTACCGAACGCTATCCCATCCCGTTCACCCGGGCGGAAGAACTTCAACTCGGTCTGTTCGAATCGACGCACTGA
- a CDS encoding phosphoribosylformylglycinamidine synthase II translates to MQAGMPPITNDLIALHNLTGDEYQKIIAILGREPNLTELGMFSVMWSEHCSYKSSRVHLKKLPTAGPRVVQGPGENAGAIDIGDGLCVVFKMESHNHPSFIEPYQGAATGVGGILRDIFTMGARPLALLDSLRFGELQSAKNRHLLKGVVSGIAGYGNCMGVPTVGGEIVFNDIYSLNPLVNVFCLGLAHKDKIFRGTAAGVGNPVIYFGSKTGRDGIHGATMASDSFDDQSEQKRPTVQVGDPFTEKLLLEACLELMDRDLLVGIQDMGAAGLTSSSCEMASRAGNGIELDLTVVPRREPGMTPYEVLLSESQERMLMVAKAGKEAECIEICRKWDLDVAVVGKVTADGILRIRDQGKVVAEIPAKALADEGPRYERPYQPPPYQDMLTNLNYDAIPDVKDADAALRTLLESPTIASKRWVFEQYDHMVRTNTVVRPGSDAAVVRIKGTTKAVAMTVDCNSRYCLLHPYEGARLAVAEAARNLVCSGAVPIGLTDCLNFGNPERPDIMWQFVMAIEGMKDACEHFHIPIVSGNVSFYNETNGLSIYPTPMLGMVGLIENFQRTMTQWFKQEGDDIILLGSSREDLGGSEYLKVVHAREQGSPPYLSLNTEKALHECVLEMIGDGLLQSAHDCSEGGLAVALAESCISGPERNLGAVVRLVKGRFRKDAILFGESQSRIVISAKPVHRGDILDRARRFGVPVEVIGIVTGERLTVSMGDEGSMQPVIDQSVAMLHDRWSFALERSLNPV, encoded by the coding sequence ATGCAGGCCGGCATGCCACCAATCACCAACGACCTCATCGCTCTGCACAATCTCACGGGCGATGAATACCAAAAGATCATCGCCATCCTGGGGCGCGAGCCCAATCTGACAGAACTCGGCATGTTTTCCGTGATGTGGTCGGAGCACTGCTCCTACAAGAGTTCTCGGGTGCATTTGAAAAAGCTGCCGACGGCCGGCCCTCGTGTCGTGCAAGGGCCTGGAGAAAACGCGGGGGCGATCGATATCGGCGATGGACTGTGCGTGGTCTTCAAGATGGAATCGCACAACCATCCCTCGTTCATTGAACCGTATCAGGGCGCCGCCACGGGAGTCGGCGGGATTTTACGCGACATCTTTACGATGGGAGCGAGGCCCCTGGCGCTGCTCGATTCGCTTCGATTCGGAGAATTGCAATCGGCGAAGAACCGCCATCTCTTGAAAGGAGTCGTATCCGGCATCGCGGGTTACGGCAATTGCATGGGGGTGCCGACCGTGGGTGGGGAGATCGTCTTCAACGATATCTACTCGCTCAATCCCTTGGTCAATGTATTCTGCCTCGGTCTGGCTCACAAGGATAAGATCTTCCGTGGTACCGCGGCAGGAGTCGGTAATCCGGTGATCTACTTCGGTTCAAAAACAGGCCGTGATGGAATCCATGGCGCGACGATGGCCTCCGATTCATTCGACGATCAATCGGAACAGAAGCGGCCGACTGTCCAAGTCGGAGATCCGTTCACGGAAAAATTGTTGCTGGAGGCCTGTCTCGAACTCATGGATCGGGATCTGCTCGTCGGGATTCAGGACATGGGTGCTGCGGGGCTGACGAGTTCATCCTGTGAAATGGCTTCGCGCGCCGGCAACGGGATCGAGTTGGACCTGACGGTGGTGCCACGGCGAGAGCCGGGCATGACGCCCTATGAGGTCCTGCTGTCTGAATCGCAAGAGCGAATGTTGATGGTGGCGAAAGCCGGCAAGGAAGCCGAATGCATCGAGATTTGCCGGAAGTGGGATTTAGATGTTGCCGTGGTGGGCAAAGTCACCGCTGACGGAATCTTACGCATCAGAGACCAGGGGAAGGTCGTGGCGGAAATCCCCGCCAAGGCGTTGGCGGACGAGGGCCCACGATATGAACGGCCCTACCAGCCGCCGCCTTATCAAGATATGCTGACGAACTTGAATTACGACGCCATTCCCGACGTGAAAGATGCCGATGCGGCATTGCGGACCTTGTTGGAGTCGCCGACGATCGCCAGTAAGCGGTGGGTGTTTGAACAATACGATCACATGGTGCGGACGAACACCGTGGTGCGCCCCGGATCCGATGCGGCGGTCGTCAGGATCAAGGGGACGACAAAAGCCGTGGCGATGACGGTGGATTGCAACAGCCGATATTGTCTGCTGCACCCCTATGAGGGGGCTCGTCTGGCCGTCGCTGAGGCGGCTCGGAATCTCGTCTGTTCCGGTGCGGTACCGATCGGGTTGACGGATTGTCTCAACTTCGGCAATCCCGAACGCCCCGACATCATGTGGCAGTTCGTCATGGCGATCGAAGGGATGAAAGATGCTTGCGAGCATTTCCACATTCCCATCGTGAGCGGGAACGTCAGCTTTTACAACGAAACGAACGGGCTATCGATCTATCCGACTCCCATGTTGGGCATGGTTGGATTGATTGAAAATTTCCAACGAACGATGACCCAGTGGTTCAAACAGGAAGGTGACGATATCATCTTGCTGGGGTCCTCTCGTGAGGATCTGGGGGGATCGGAATATCTCAAGGTCGTTCATGCACGCGAACAGGGATCGCCGCCTTATTTGAGCCTGAATACCGAAAAGGCTCTTCATGAGTGCGTCCTCGAGATGATCGGTGACGGGCTCTTGCAGTCCGCGCATGACTGCTCCGAAGGGGGTCTCGCCGTCGCGTTGGCGGAAAGTTGTATCTCCGGTCCCGAAAGGAACTTGGGGGCTGTGGTAAGATTGGTCAAGGGTCGGTTTCGGAAAGATGCCATTCTCTTCGGGGAAAGTCAGTCGAGGATCGTGATCTCTGCCAAGCCGGTTCATCGAGGGGACATTCTCGATCGCGCAAGGCGGTTCGGTGTTCCCGTCGAAGTGATTGGGATCGTTACCGGGGAACGGTTGACGGTGTCCATGGGAGATGAAGGATCGATGCAACCGGTGATCGATCAGTCGGTGGCGATGCTGCACGATCGGTGGAGTTTCGCTTTGGAACGTTCGCTGAATCCAGTTTAG
- a CDS encoding phosphoribosylformylglycinamidine synthase, whose product MKAKIHVTLKPGILDPQGKAIEHALDTLGFKNAANVRVGKYMELELQEQDKIKAEAEVKAMCEKLLANTIVEEYRYELQG is encoded by the coding sequence GTGAAAGCCAAAATTCACGTGACGCTGAAGCCGGGCATTTTGGATCCACAGGGCAAAGCGATCGAGCACGCGCTGGATACGTTGGGGTTTAAGAATGCGGCGAATGTGCGCGTCGGGAAATACATGGAGCTTGAACTACAGGAGCAGGATAAGATCAAGGCCGAGGCTGAGGTCAAAGCCATGTGTGAAAAACTCCTGGCGAATACGATTGTTGAGGAATATCGGTACGAATTGCAAGGTTGA
- a CDS encoding phosphoribosylformylglycinamidine synthase I — protein MNIGVLVFPGSNCDHDCQYIFRDVLGQDVTLVWHKETSVAGLDAVILPGGFSYGDYLRTGAIARFSPVMQAVKQFAAEGGLVLGICNGFQILLEAGLLPGAMLRNQSVHFICRETYIKVENAATPFTNSCRSGQVLKIPIAHADGNYYTDPVTLAGLQANAQVIFRYCTAEGKVTPEACPNGSLDNIAGIRNAEGNVLGMMPHPERCADAILGNEDGRVIFQSMIEYLERRDPARVR, from the coding sequence ATGAACATCGGCGTCCTGGTTTTTCCCGGCAGTAATTGCGATCACGATTGTCAGTACATTTTTCGTGACGTGCTTGGACAGGACGTGACGCTGGTGTGGCATAAGGAGACGTCAGTCGCCGGTTTGGATGCGGTGATCCTGCCGGGCGGATTTTCATACGGCGATTATCTTCGAACCGGAGCGATCGCCCGGTTTTCTCCGGTCATGCAAGCCGTCAAGCAGTTCGCAGCCGAGGGAGGGCTGGTACTCGGAATCTGCAATGGATTCCAGATTCTCCTGGAAGCGGGTCTATTGCCCGGAGCCATGCTGCGGAATCAGTCGGTACACTTTATCTGCCGAGAAACCTACATCAAAGTGGAGAACGCGGCGACCCCGTTTACGAATTCTTGCAGGTCCGGCCAAGTGCTCAAAATTCCCATCGCACACGCGGACGGGAATTACTACACCGATCCGGTCACGTTGGCCGGCCTTCAGGCAAACGCCCAAGTGATCTTTCGTTATTGCACGGCTGAGGGGAAGGTGACGCCGGAGGCCTGTCCGAACGGTTCGCTCGACAATATTGCAGGTATCCGAAATGCCGAAGGTAATGTGTTGGGGATGATGCCGCATCCTGAACGATGCGCCGACGCGATACTGGGCAATGAAGACGGACGGGTCATCTTTCAATCCATGATCGAGTACTTGGAGCGAAGGGATCCGGCGAGAGTGCGGTGA
- a CDS encoding phosphoribosylaminoimidazolesuccinocarboxamide synthase has protein sequence MATGELLYEGKAKKIYSTDNPDQVVQYFKDDATAFNAQKRGTIVGKGVINNKVSERLFRLLEQNGIRTHFVDRLTDREMLAKRVRIVPVEVVVRNVVAGSLAKRLGLKEGNRIDPAVVEFYYKNDSLGDPLVNDDHLRLMNVATPGVLRELRELGHAVNKTLKPFFTERKMQLVDLKLEFGVFHNKLILADEISPDTCRFWDVTTGESMDKDRFRKDMGKIEEAYQEVLRRVCG, from the coding sequence ATGGCGACGGGCGAACTTCTGTACGAAGGCAAAGCGAAGAAGATCTATTCCACGGACAATCCCGACCAGGTCGTGCAGTATTTCAAGGACGATGCGACGGCATTCAATGCACAAAAACGCGGCACCATCGTCGGGAAAGGCGTCATCAATAACAAGGTTTCCGAGCGGCTGTTTCGGCTGTTGGAGCAAAACGGAATACGGACCCACTTCGTCGACCGACTGACCGACAGGGAAATGCTTGCGAAGAGAGTCAGAATCGTGCCAGTCGAGGTCGTGGTGCGAAACGTCGTCGCGGGGAGTTTGGCCAAGAGGCTCGGACTCAAAGAGGGAAACCGGATCGACCCGGCGGTCGTGGAATTTTATTATAAGAACGACTCGCTGGGAGATCCGCTGGTCAATGACGATCATTTACGGCTGATGAACGTGGCGACACCGGGCGTGTTGCGTGAACTGCGTGAACTCGGCCACGCCGTGAACAAGACCCTCAAGCCGTTCTTCACTGAGCGAAAGATGCAGCTTGTCGATCTCAAGTTGGAATTCGGCGTGTTTCATAACAAACTGATTCTGGCCGATGAAATTTCCCCGGACACTTGCCGGTTTTGGGATGTGACGACCGGTGAATCGATGGATAAGGATCGATTCAGGAAAGACATGGGGAAGATCGAAGAGGCGTATCAGGAGGTATTAAGACGGGTGTGTGGGTAG
- a CDS encoding redoxin, translating into MRRIVLTFGLLVFSTLFTTPVSAAGLFQVGEKAPSFSLTALSGETVSLDSYTGKVVVLGLFHICEPCLIQGSALQKVYESTQGKNVAVVGVNSSGNAKREVGEFLSGFPVKVTYPYLLDPGKVTDKLYGGGKFIPNVYVIDQHGIIRWQRVGNMDLAGADVIIAEVEKLLATGNKKM; encoded by the coding sequence ATGAGGCGGATTGTACTGACTTTTGGACTATTGGTCTTCTCGACTCTGTTTACGACGCCGGTTTCTGCAGCGGGTTTATTCCAGGTGGGAGAGAAGGCTCCATCATTCTCCCTCACTGCCCTCTCCGGTGAAACCGTGTCGCTCGATTCCTATACTGGTAAAGTGGTGGTGTTGGGACTCTTTCACATTTGCGAGCCTTGTCTGATACAGGGCAGCGCCTTACAAAAAGTATATGAGTCGACACAAGGCAAGAACGTGGCGGTAGTAGGGGTCAATTCGTCCGGCAATGCGAAGCGAGAGGTCGGCGAATTTTTGTCAGGCTTCCCGGTCAAGGTCACCTATCCCTATCTCTTAGATCCCGGCAAGGTGACGGATAAGTTGTATGGCGGAGGCAAGTTCATTCCCAACGTATATGTGATCGATCAGCATGGAATCATCCGTTGGCAACGCGTCGGCAATATGGATTTGGCGGGAGCCGACGTGATTATCGCAGAGGTGGAAAAGCTGTTGGCAACCGGGAACAAGAAGATGTAG